The genome window TGGAATGATTATAATTAGTTTATTATCGTTATGGTTTGTTAAACCAATATCCCGCGATTGATTAAATCTTCTATAACTTGCTTCTGGGTCTCTAAGGCATTATTTTTTACCACTTGACCACTCTGATTCTTGAGGAACGAGTTTGGTGGAAAAATAGTTTTTTGGTAGGTCTCTTTAAATAACTCTAATCGTAGCCTGGAAATGAGATTAAACATACTTGGTTGGTTTCTATACTCACGAAGATTTTCAATTGAGATATACCCATGCGCAGCCATACTTTCACCATAGCCTGATTGACCCAATGTTTTACCTAGAAAATCTATCACGCAGGAATTGCCGTCAGTGGAATGAGCAGGAAAATTAGTATTAGTTATTGCGGCAGAGTTGGCAGATACTATGTAGCAATGATTTTCGTAAGCTCGGGCAAGCTTTGCGATATGCTTAGGGGTAGCGAGCACAGAACCAACTTCAGAACTTGAATGACAAATCACCTCCGCCCCCTGTAGCATCAATGCTCGAGTTATTTCAGGAAATAATATTTCCTCAGACGCAACGCAAGCCAGATTACCAATTGAAGTTTTTGCCACTGGAAATAAACTTAACGCGCCATAGACAGAGAGGTATTCATCTAAGACATCATGAGGAGTAGGGCTGAACATTGATATTAATCTACGATACCTTACGATTAGCTTTCCTTCATCATCAATAATAAAACTTGTTTGAAAATATAGATTTGGAAACGCCGCATCCAACTCATAACAATTACCAGATAAAAAACATGAATTCTGCGTTGCGATTTCAGACAACAAATCATACTCCTCCCCCCCAACCTCAAAACATGCTTTCAACTGCCAAGCCTCTATAGAATCCCCCATAGGAAAACCTGTAGCGAAGTACTCAGGCAAGACCACCAACTTAACTCTACTACCTAAGAAATTTTTACTAGCACGAACCTGCGCCCCAACCTTCTTAATATTGTCAATAATACGATCTCGCGCATCAGGTACCGTTGAACATTGATTTACTGCATTACAAGTGGCCTGCAAAGCAATAGACAAATACATCTAACTATCCCGCACCTTCAATGAGTAATACAGTAAAAGTACCTGTATTTTCTCTAAGTGGTTTTAATACAGACTGATACTTTTCTGACTGCCAAAATGATAACGCATGCTCCTTTGATTTCCAGCGAGAGATAACAACCTTGCTACCCATATCAAACACACCTTCCAGTAATTCTGTCTGACCTGCACGCACAATATACTCACCACCAAGTTCAGCAACATACTCAGCTGTAGCGACTGCATAAGATTTAAACTTACCATAATCGGTAATCTGAGCAGTGATGATTAGATAGTACATTATGAATATTGTACTATTAAATGCGATGTAATTTGATTTGAATATGCTACACTATTATCTAACCACATCAGATGATACATTAACACCGCAGCCATGACTGGCAGAAATGCAGCAGAGAACAATGGACTTCTTTTTGATGAGGAAGGTAAGCTAACTTTTATTGGAAGATTGTGGTACGCACTTACATCCTCACCTGAAGAAAAGACTCAATTAGCAAAACAAGAAGTATCTGCTACAATTGGCAAACAAGAATATGAACAAATAGCAGTGAATGTATTATCTGAATC of Candidatus Methylacidiphilales bacterium contains these proteins:
- a CDS encoding nitrilase-related carbon-nitrogen hydrolase, which gives rise to MYLSIALQATCNAVNQCSTVPDARDRIIDNIKKVGAQVRASKNFLGSRVKLVVLPEYFATGFPMGDSIEAWQLKACFEVGGEEYDLLSEIATQNSCFLSGNCYELDAAFPNLYFQTSFIIDDEGKLIVRYRRLISMFSPTPHDVLDEYLSVYGALSLFPVAKTSIGNLACVASEEILFPEITRALMLQGAEVICHSSSEVGSVLATPKHIAKLARAYENHCYIVSANSAAITNTNFPAHSTDGNSCVIDFLGKTLGQSGYGESMAAHGYISIENLREYRNQPSMFNLISRLRLELFKETYQKTIFPPNSFLKNQSGQVVKNNALETQKQVIEDLINRGILV
- a CDS encoding DUF1330 domain-containing protein, encoding MYYLIITAQITDYGKFKSYAVATAEYVAELGGEYIVRAGQTELLEGVFDMGSKVVISRWKSKEHALSFWQSEKYQSVLKPLRENTGTFTVLLIEGAG